The genomic region GCGCCTTCAGGTAGCCGGGCGGCGGGCCGGTGTGCTCCACATAGGCGCGGCCCAGCAGGCGGATGGAGCGGTGCGAGCTGTGGGTGACGATGGAGACGAAGTTGGTGATCTGCACCCCCTCCTCGATCACCAGGCCCGCGGTCGCATCAATGAAATTGAACTGGCCTATGAAGACATGGTCGCCCAGCTGCAGGCCAGATTCGCCGTCAATGCAGGTGCTGGGCGCCACGCGGGTGTGGGCCAGGTAATCGCCGGCAGCGCCGCGCTCGCCGAACACCATGCGGTAGAAGAGCGTGCGCCACAGCAGGCGACGGCAGCGGTTCAGGATGGCCCTCATGCTTACTCGTGCCTCCAATGCGCCAACGACCAGAAGAAGTAGCTGAAGTAGACCAGCATCGCCGCCGACACGCCCCAGGCTGCGCCTATCAGGCCGCCCAACTTGAGGCCCAGAGCCAGCCCGGCAACGAACATCACCTGCCCCACCAGGGCCAGCTTCAGGGCCCAGGCCTGGGCGCCCCAGGCCATGGTGGCCACCGACAGCGGCGAAGCGATGAAGTGCATGGCAATGTAGGGCGCCAGGGCCCGGGCCAGGGTGCCGGCCTCGACCCAGCGCTCGCTGAAGATGCGGGCGAACAGCCACGGCCCCCAGAGCAGCAGCACCACCATCAGCGGCAGGGCCAGAGCCATCAGCACCAGCATCGACTTGCGCACCGCATGCAGGCCCTCGGCCGGCGTCTCGGCGCCGACCAGGCGCGGATAAAGCGTCTGCGACAAGGCGCCGCCGACCAGGCCGGCCGGCGCCTTCAGATAGCGCAGGGCCAGGGCCCAGTAGCCGGCCGCGGCCTCGCCGGACCAGGCGGTGATCAGCACCAGGGCCAGGCTGTCCTGCAAGGCGCCCGCAAAAGCATGTGGCGTGTTGAGCAGCGGAAAGTCGCGATGACGCGCGGCCATGGCCTTGAGTTCGCTCCAGCGCTGGCGCCACAGGCCGGCCCAGCCGCCCGCTGGCTGGGGCTGCGAGAGCAGCAGCGCCGCCGCCAGGGCCGAGGCAATGGGACCGAGCAGCAGGCCGAGGGAGCCGGCTTGCAAGAGACCCAACACGACCTGGGCTGCGGCACCTCCACCGTACTGGACGACCCGGGCCGAAGCCAGCGCACGGAAGCGCTCGGCCCGCGTGGACCAGAGCGTCAGCCACTGGGTCAGCGCACCGGCGGCCACGGCCAGTGGCAGCCACCAGGCCAGCGGCTGGTCTTGCAATATCAAAAGGACGCCCGCAACCACGGCCGACACCGCCACCACGCCCAGCAGCACGCGGGCGCAAAGGCCCATCAGCAAGGCCGCGGGGCCACCCTCACGCTCCAGCGGCAGGGCGAATTCATAGCGGGCGCAGCCGATGACGGCAAGATTGGTCGCCAGGGTCCAGACGAAGGAGGCCTGGCCGAACTCGGTCGGCGAATAGAGCCGGGTCAGCCACGGCCCCAGCAGCAGGGGCAGCAGCTGGGCCAGCGCGCCGCCGGCCAGCAGGGTCAGGGTGCTGCGCAGCAGCCCGCCACGTCCCGGCATCGCGTACTCAGCCCAGGGCCTTGGCCAGGGCGGCCACGACGGCATCCTGCTGGGCTTGGCTCAGGTCGGCGCTCATGGGCAGGCTCATCACGGTCTCGGCCGCGGCCTCGGCATGAGGCAGGCTCAGCTCGGGCCGCGCATAGGCCGGCTGGCGATGCAAGGGCTTGGGATAGTGGATGGCCGTCGGTATGCCGGCCTCGCTCAGCGCCTTCTGCACCGCCGGGCGCTTCTGCAGCATCAGCGTGAACTGGGCCCAGACGCAGTCGCGGTCCGGCCGCACGGCCAGGCGCTGCACCGGCAGCGAGGCCAGCAGCTGCTGATAGCGATCACCGATTTCGCGGCGTCGCGCAAGCTCCCATTCGAAGCGTTCCAGCTTGGCCAGCAGGATGGCGCACTGCAAGGTGTCCATGCGGCCGCCGACGCCGACGCGGGTGTGGGTGTAGCGCTGGCTCTGGCCGTGGACGCGAATCTCGCGCGCCGCCTGGGCCAGCGTGTCGTCATCGGTGAACAGCGCGCCGCCGTCGCCATAGCAGCCCAGAGGCTTGCTGGGGAAGAAGCTGGTCGCGCCGAAGGTGGAGAGGCCGCAGCTCTTCCTGCCTTGATAGCTGGCACCAAAGCTTTGCGCCGCGTCCTCTATCACCGGGATGTTGCCGTGGCGGGCGGCGATGGCATTGATCTCGGCCATGTCGCAGACCTGGCCGTAGAGGCTCACCGGCAGGATCGCCCGGGTGCGCGGCGTGATCAGGGCCTCGATCCTGGAGGCGTCGATATTGCAAGTGTCGGGCTCGATGTCGGCATAGACCGGCACGCCGCCCAGCAGGGCGATCACCTCGACCGTGGCCGCGAAGGTGAACGGCGTGGTGATCACCTCATCACCCGGCTTCAGATCCAGGGCCATCAGCGCGATCAAGAGGGCCTCGGTGCCGCTGGCGACCGTGATGCAGTGCTTCACGCCGACGAAGCTCGCCAGCTTTTCCTCCAGCTCCTTGACCTCGGGGCCCATGATGTATTGGCCATGGTCCAGCACGCGCTGCATGCGCTCCGCGATGGGGTCGCGCAGGGCCTGGTACTGGGCTTTCAGGTCGATGAAGGGGATGGTGCTCATGGCAGGCGGCCGGGTTCGATCAGTTCGCAGCGTTCGCCGCTGAGTTGGTAGACATCGCCGCTGTGCGGGCAGACCGCGCGGCCCGCAGCGTCGAACTGAAGCTTCTCGCCGTAGCGGCTCATCCAGCCTATGCGGCGGGCCGGCACGCCGACCATCAGGGCGAAGTCGGCCACGTCCTTCTGGACCACGGCACCGGCACCGACGAAGGCATGGCGGCCAATGGTCGTGCCGCAGACGATGGTGCAGTTGGCGCCCAAGGTGGCGCCCTGCTTCACCAGCGTGCGGCGGTATTCGTTCTTGCGGGCCACGGCAGCCCGCGGGTTGTAGACATTGGTGAACACCATGGACGGCCCGCAGAACACGTCGTCCTCCAGCGTCACCGCGTCATAGACCGAGACGTTGTTCTGGATGCGGACATTGCTGCCTATCGTGACGTCATTGCCCACGTAGACGCCCTGCCCCAGCGAGCAGCGCTCGCCGATGCGGGCACCCGGGCTCACATGGGCGAAGTGCCAGACCTTGCTGCCCTCGCCCAGCTGCGCGCCCTCGTCGACGATGGCGCTGTCGTGCTTCCAGTAAGTCATCTGCTTGTTCAGAACACCAGGGGCAGGCCGACACGCTGGCCGTCGCGGGCGCTGCGGTAGGCGGCGATCAGGATTTCCAGCGAGCGCAGGCCTTCGTAACCATCGACCTCGGCATGGGCCTCGCCGCGCAGCGTGCGGATCACGTTGTCGTAATAGAGCGGATGGCCAGGGCCGTAGACGCTGCCGGTCTCGTAGTTGCCGGACAGCGCCTCGGCGTCCTCGGGCTTGGACTCGGCAAAGGCCCAGTGCTCGATCTTGTTGACCGCCGTGCCACCGATCCGCACCGTGCCCTTCTCTCCCAGGATGGTGATCGAGCCCTCCAGGTTTTGTGGCCAGGTCAGCATGGTGACGTTGATGGACGCCAGGCCGCCATGGCGCAGGCGCAGGCTCATCACGCCGGTGTCCTCGGCCTCGATGTCGCGGCCCAGCGTGGCGGTGTAGGCATGGACGTTGTCCACGGGGCCGACCAGCCAGTCCAGCAGATCCACATAGTGGCTGGCCTGGTTCATGAAAGCGCCGCCATCCAGGTCCCAGCGGCCGCGCCAGGGGGCCGCGTCGTAGTAGCTCTGCGGCCGGGTCCAGAACACATTGACCGTGCTCAGGTAGATGCGGCCGAAGCGGCCTTCGTCGATGGCCTGCTTGACCCGCTGCACCGTGCTGTTCAGCCGGTTCTGCTTGACCACGAACAGCTTTACCCCGGCATCGCGGCAGGCCTGGACCATGGCCATGCCCTGCTCGAACTTGGTGGCCATGGGCTTCTCGCTGAGCACATGGCGGCCGGCGGCGGCGACTTGGATGGCCTGCTGGGGATGCAGACCCGAGGGCGTGGCCAGCACGACCACGTCGGCGTCCGAGCCCGCCAGCAGCGCCTCCAGCGACGCGAATCCGGCGGCACCAGTGGTCGCCACGGCGGCCTGCAGGGCCTCGGGGCGGTTGTCGCAGACCGCCACCAGCTCGGCCCGCTCGCCATGGGCGGCGATGGCTTCGACATGGTTCTTCGAGATGCGGCCACAGCCCACCAGGGCGAAGCGGATCTTGCGGTCGAGGATGGGCAATGGACGAGGCATGGAACTCGCGGCAACGAGGCGAAGCGGGGGATTCTACGAGGGGGCTCTTCAAGCGCCTTGCGCTTCAGAGAAGACTCATATCGCGAAGCGATGTGATGTCGGAACTAAAATCGCTGGAAATTCAACGAGTTGCCATGAGCCAGTCGCAAGAAACGCAAGCCGCCCCCGCCCAGGACGAAAACCAGCTGATCACCGAGCGCCGCGAGAAGCTGGCCCAGCTCCGCGCCAAGACCTCGGTCCCCTTCCCCAACGATTTCAAGCCCCAGCACCGCGCCCTGCCGCTGCAGCAGCGCCATGGCGACGTGGCCAATGAAGAGCTGGAGCCGCAAGCCATCGCCGTGACCGTGGCCGGCCGCCTGATGCTCAAGCGCATCATGGGCAAGGCCTCGTTCGGCACGCTGCAAGACGCCACCGGCCGCATCCAGCTCTTCGTCACCAAGGACGGCGTCGGCGAGGAAAGCTACGACGAGTTCAAGCACCTGGACCTGGGCGACATCGTCGGCGCCGAGGGCACGCTGTTCCGCACCAAGACCGGCGAACTGTCGGTGCGAGTCTCCAAGCTGCGCCTGCTGACCAAGAGCCTGCGCCCGCTGCCAGACAAGTTCCACGGCATGGCCGACCAGGAGCAGAAGTACCGCCAGCGCTATGTGGACCTGATCACCGACGAGGCGGCACGCGCCCGCTTCGTGGCCCGCTCCAAGGCCGTGTCCTCGATCCGCAGCTACATGGTCGAGCATGGCTTCCTGGAAGTCGAAACGCCGATGCTGCACCCGATCCCGGGTGGCGCAAACGCCAAGCCCTTCATCACCCACCACAACGCCCTGGACCAGGAGATGTACCTGCGCATTGCGCCGGAGCTCTACCTGAAGCGCCTGGTGGTGGGCGGTTTCGAGCGGGTGTTCGAGATCAACCGCAACTTCCGCAACGAAGGCATTTCGGTTCGCCACAACCCCGAGTTCACGATGATGGAGTTCTATGCGGCCTACTGGACGCACCATGATCTGATGGACTTCACCGAGGAAGTGCTGCGCCACGCCGCCCGCGCTGCGACCGGCAATGCCCGCGTGACCTATGCCGGCAAGGAAGTGCACCTTGACCAGCCCTTCGCCCGCCTGTCGGTGCGCGATTCGCTGATCCAGGTGGCTGGTCTCACCGCTGCCGAGGCCGATGACGCCGAAGTCTTGAAGGCCCGCATCAAGGCCGCCGGCGAGGACGTGCACGCGCACTGGAGCCTGCCCGAGCTGCAATTCGGCCTGTTCGAGGCCGTGGTGGAAGAAAAGCTCTGGCAGCCGACCTTCATCATCGACTACCCGGTCGAGGTCTCGCCACTGGCCCGTGCCTCGGACACCAACCCCAAGATCACCGAGCGTTTCGAGCTCTTCATCACCGGCCGCGAGTACGCCAATGGCTTCTCCGAGCTGAACGACGCCGAAGACCAGGCCGCCCGCTTCCAGGCGCAAGTGGCCAATAAGGATGCGGGCGACGAAGAGGCGATGTTCTACGACGCCGACTTCATCCGCGCGCTGGAATACGGCATGCCCCCGACCGGCGGCTGCGGCATCGGCATCGACCGGCTGATGATGCTGATCACCGATTCGGCCAGCATCCGCGACGTGATCCTGTTCCCGGCGCTGCGCCGCGAAGCCTGATTGCACTTGCCCAATGGAAAAGGCGCCCCGCGGGGCGCCTTTCTTCATTCAAAAACCGGCGTCGGCTTACTTGCCGGCGTAGACCGGGCTGCCGGTCAGGCCGGGCTGAGCCGGCGTGGCCGGCACGCCGACGGGCGTCTGCAGAGCGGCCAGCTCGCCGGTTTCACGGGCGCGCTGCAATTCAGCGACGACTTCGGCGCGGCTCTTGGCCGACTTGGTGGCGATGCCGCTCACCAGGGTGCCGACACCAGCTTGCTGGGCTTGCAGGGCGGCCAGTTCGCCGCTCTTGCGTGCGTTCTGCAGTTCGGCCGACACCTCGGCCTGGGTCTTGGCCGAGCCGGCCTTGATGGGCAGCAGGTAGCCGAGGCCGTTGGAACCAGCTTGCACAGCCGCCAGTTCGCCGCT from Pelomonas sp. SE-A7 harbors:
- a CDS encoding acyltransferase, which gives rise to MTYWKHDSAIVDEGAQLGEGSKVWHFAHVSPGARIGERCSLGQGVYVGNDVTIGSNVRIQNNVSVYDAVTLEDDVFCGPSMVFTNVYNPRAAVARKNEYRRTLVKQGATLGANCTIVCGTTIGRHAFVGAGAVVQKDVADFALMVGVPARRIGWMSRYGEKLQFDAAGRAVCPHSGDVYQLSGERCELIEPGRLP
- a CDS encoding Gfo/Idh/MocA family oxidoreductase — protein: MPRPLPILDRKIRFALVGCGRISKNHVEAIAAHGERAELVAVCDNRPEALQAAVATTGAAGFASLEALLAGSDADVVVLATPSGLHPQQAIQVAAAGRHVLSEKPMATKFEQGMAMVQACRDAGVKLFVVKQNRLNSTVQRVKQAIDEGRFGRIYLSTVNVFWTRPQSYYDAAPWRGRWDLDGGAFMNQASHYVDLLDWLVGPVDNVHAYTATLGRDIEAEDTGVMSLRLRHGGLASINVTMLTWPQNLEGSITILGEKGTVRIGGTAVNKIEHWAFAESKPEDAEALSGNYETGSVYGPGHPLYYDNVIRTLRGEAHAEVDGYEGLRSLEILIAAYRSARDGQRVGLPLVF
- the lysS gene encoding lysine--tRNA ligase; the protein is MSQSQETQAAPAQDENQLITERREKLAQLRAKTSVPFPNDFKPQHRALPLQQRHGDVANEELEPQAIAVTVAGRLMLKRIMGKASFGTLQDATGRIQLFVTKDGVGEESYDEFKHLDLGDIVGAEGTLFRTKTGELSVRVSKLRLLTKSLRPLPDKFHGMADQEQKYRQRYVDLITDEAARARFVARSKAVSSIRSYMVEHGFLEVETPMLHPIPGGANAKPFITHHNALDQEMYLRIAPELYLKRLVVGGFERVFEINRNFRNEGISVRHNPEFTMMEFYAAYWTHHDLMDFTEEVLRHAARAATGNARVTYAGKEVHLDQPFARLSVRDSLIQVAGLTAAEADDAEVLKARIKAAGEDVHAHWSLPELQFGLFEAVVEEKLWQPTFIIDYPVEVSPLARASDTNPKITERFELFITGREYANGFSELNDAEDQAARFQAQVANKDAGDEEAMFYDADFIRALEYGMPPTGGCGIGIDRLMMLITDSASIRDVILFPALRREA
- a CDS encoding DegT/DnrJ/EryC1/StrS family aminotransferase; amino-acid sequence: MPFIDLKAQYQALRDPIAERMQRVLDHGQYIMGPEVKELEEKLASFVGVKHCITVASGTEALLIALMALDLKPGDEVITTPFTFAATVEVIALLGGVPVYADIEPDTCNIDASRIEALITPRTRAILPVSLYGQVCDMAEINAIAARHGNIPVIEDAAQSFGASYQGRKSCGLSTFGATSFFPSKPLGCYGDGGALFTDDDTLAQAAREIRVHGQSQRYTHTRVGVGGRMDTLQCAILLAKLERFEWELARRREIGDRYQQLLASLPVQRLAVRPDRDCVWAQFTLMLQKRPAVQKALSEAGIPTAIHYPKPLHRQPAYARPELSLPHAEAAAETVMSLPMSADLSQAQQDAVVAALAKALG
- a CDS encoding acyltransferase, which gives rise to MRAILNRCRRLLWRTLFYRMVFGERGAAGDYLAHTRVAPSTCIDGESGLQLGDHVFIGQFNFIDATAGLVIEEGVQITNFVSIVTHSSHRSIRLLGRAYVEHTGPPPGYLKAPIRIGAYSFIGPHSLIESGAHIGKGCVICAYSQVRGEVPDFAIMAGQPAVQIGDVRQRDAELLGRYPWMAAHYEAWAGELPPAPKA
- a CDS encoding oligosaccharide flippase family protein is translated as MPGRGGLLRSTLTLLAGGALAQLLPLLLGPWLTRLYSPTEFGQASFVWTLATNLAVIGCARYEFALPLEREGGPAALLMGLCARVLLGVVAVSAVVAGVLLILQDQPLAWWLPLAVAAGALTQWLTLWSTRAERFRALASARVVQYGGGAAAQVVLGLLQAGSLGLLLGPIASALAAALLLSQPQPAGGWAGLWRQRWSELKAMAARHRDFPLLNTPHAFAGALQDSLALVLITAWSGEAAAGYWALALRYLKAPAGLVGGALSQTLYPRLVGAETPAEGLHAVRKSMLVLMALALPLMVVLLLWGPWLFARIFSERWVEAGTLARALAPYIAMHFIASPLSVATMAWGAQAWALKLALVGQVMFVAGLALGLKLGGLIGAAWGVSAAMLVYFSYFFWSLAHWRHE